In Risungbinella massiliensis, the genomic stretch AAGAGTAGGAACAAAACAATCCCTACTCTTTTTAAGAAACTATTCTTTATTTGATTTAGGAAACTTGTAATACTTTCTATTTTGAAACATAGGTTTCACAGTCATGATTACACATAACTAACCAAGAAAAATCCAATGGTGAACTAACACAGATCCTCTTTTATCAATAAATGGGATAGATTTTTTCGGAAATTAGTTATTTCCCAGCCCTTCGTTTTAAGATAATACTTTCTTGCAACAATTAAAGCGACTTCAACCCCTTATTTATTAATGGCTTAATTTCATCTTCAATCATCTCGATATCCCATGTTCCACCTTCAAAAAAATTCCACGCTCCTAATTTAGAGATATCACCTAATCTAAGTAAAAACGCTTCTTTAAAATACAATATAACAATCAATCTTGAGTCTTTGGTAAGTTGCAATACTCCAATCAAGTAGCGTAACATTTCTTCAACAGATTTACCATTTCGTGCTAGTTGCCGTAAATGATCAATTATTTCTGCATCCAATTTCTCAATCATACTTTATCATTCCAATCTTTATTTTAGAGGAAATTGTTAACACCTTCTTATTTTATAAAAATAATAGGTGTATTTTAGTATAGTTACCTACACTATATCTGCTTGACTACCACTCGTTTGGAGACCATCTCTACGATTTGTTTTAGTCTGAGTAAAAAGAAACCTTGAAAGGCAAATAGCCAATCAAGGTTTTTGTAATTATACTGTGTCAACAGCAATGGTATTGCATACAACTTCTACATGTAAGGGCGACATTAAAATTTTACATTTTAATAAGTCCTGCCCATCTATCTGAATCTCACTAACTTCAACATCTTGAATAAAATAAGGAATTTGGGCTTTAGTTAACTCTTTTAGAGGTTTCATTCTATCATCAGCACTTGTGACGAATGAGAATTTTGAACAACCAGTAAAAGATAGCTTTACATTGTAATCTGTATCTTCAAATACAATTGTTATTTCGTCTCCAAAAAAATTGGAGTCCAATTGCAGTACTCGTGCATCCCAATAATGCATATCTTCAATTTCCCTTTGAATCTGCTGTGCTTTCAATTAATTACCTCACTTCTTATACGGAATATGAGCATCCGCACTTTTTCTATCAACAATGTTCAGATTTACATCTAGTGGATTACCTTTTTGATCATATAAATGAACATGGTCATACTTTGTAACTTTGTCAGGAGGATCAATTCTCATTCGAATGTTTCCAATATCATCTCTAATATGAACAAAACCATTGTTTTCAGTGTATTTCCAGTTACTTGGTAAGCCATCGAAGATTTCTTGTTTAGACATGTTGGGAATATTGTCAGCATTAATTTTTCCTGCAAAACGGTTTGAAAAGGCTTGCAGATTCATTCTTAAAGATCCGCTACTTCTTTGAACAGTAGATCTACTAGTACTTTTAAGCCCATCAGCAATGATTTTTACAGATGTCGCACCAACAACTGGTACAAAAACGAATAATCCCCAAGCTCTAGACATTTTTTTATTAGAAATAGGATCGTATCCCAATGTTAATATAGTCGCATCTTGGGCTTCTCCAAGAACTGGTATAAATCCTGTAACGATACCTGCGGTTCCCTTCTTAGATTGTGTAGAACCATCATGTACTTGAATACAGCTTGGTGGCTTACAATTCGATTTTGACTGGGTTGCTACTTTCCTAACGGAAGCCGAAGACCTTACTTTAGGCTTGGTTTGAGATCGTTTAAAAGAGTAGTATGTCTTCTGTGCGTTCTTTACTACCTTCTTCGGAGCCTTCTTACCTACCTTCCCACCCATTCGGTAATAGCGCCCTGTATTTGCAACATAGGCTTTTACCGGATCGTGATACATACCTCCATTTTCCAGCGGAATATGTCCATCCAGATCAGAGAAGCTGATTGGGTTACCACCAGTAAAGTTGTACAGATTATTGGTCATGGAATCCATAACGAGTCCTTTATTGGATACGGAATCGTTATACGAGTCTGGGGATAGGAATCTCCCTACACTTGGGAAATAGCTTCTAAAGCCCAAATCGTACGATTGCGTTTGGGGATCCCATGATTTACCGCTGTAGCGATAGGAGTTATACATCTCTTGGTCTGGATTGGTCGCAGTAAGCTTGTCCACACCAGTAAATTGATCTGGATCATTTTCTCCATATGGCGTATATCCATAGGTACTACGAACATTTCCGTTTTCGTCCGTGAGCATCTCTACATCTACATCGGTGTTGTACTGGTAGTACGAGACTTCTCCGCTGTCTTGTTTCAACATGGAGAGTCTTTCACCCCATGGTGCATAGGTGTAGGACTTGGTGATTTGACCCGCTATCTCTTCAGAAACAACTTGTTCGGTCATTCCTAGATAGTGGAAGTTAGTGGTTTTTTCTTCGGTTGTGCCTACTTGCTGCGTTTTGCTTATGGTACGATCCATTGGATCATACGTATAGTTCGTTTTGACTTTGCTTCCATCGTCTTTTGTCTTCTCATATGCTATCGTGCGATCAAACGGGTCGTAGGTGAAATCTTCTACTACTTGGCGGTTTGCCGTTACCTGATCTACTCGTCCCATTGGATCATAGCGATACGTCGATGTTTTTCCATCTGCGGTTTGGGAGATAAGGCGATTTTTATCGTATTGGAAGCTGATCTGTTTGCCGTTTTGTATTTTTTGGACGATGTTGCTGTTGGCATCCAATACATAGCTTTCACTTGCAGTTTTTGTTCCGGTCTTTTGGTAACCTACTAGACGATTTTTCGAATCGTATTGATAGTTGTATACACTTGATATTGCTTGATTTTCTGCATCCAATCCTGTGTAAGTGTCTTTGGTTAGAGCACCATTGAGATCATATTCCAACACATGTTTCTGGATGGAGGTGCCATCTGCTTTTTTCGTTTCTAGTTGCTGAAGTTTTCCATCTGCATAATAGGTGTAGTTGGTTTTATTTCCATTTGGTTTGGTGATCTGATTCGTCTGACCGTTTACGGTATACGTATACGAATGGACTTGCGGTGTTGGATCGGTCGCATTCTTTTTGTGCGTCATCGTATTTACTTGATCCAGACCGTTATAGCTAAGGTCCACTATTCCCTGAGAGTATACTTGTTGTAAAGGATTGCCATGAATATCGTAAGTATATTTGGTCGTTTGCTTGATTTGTCCACTCACCAGTTGGTCTAGCTGAGCTACTTGGTTTAACGGAGTATACGTTGTCTGGTACGTATCGAAAATCGCTCCGGTACTGGTATCTTTCGTTTCGATGAGGTTCCCGTTCGGATCGTAGCGATACGAGAATTCTTTTTTCACACTATCTGCTTGACTGCCACTCGCTTGAAGACCATCGTCTACCATTTGTTTTAGTCTTCCGTTAAGATAGAACGCCCAGCTCATCTTGCGTTGGACAGAACCATCTGATCCTGTAATAATCCGCTGTGTCTGAGCTCCCTCTTCGTTGTACTGATATTCCGTTTTGATATTCCATGGATCCGTACTACTCTTTATCCAGCCATTATCATAATAGCTAAAGGTCGTTACGAGTCTGTCGGTTTGACCTTCGGATGGTGGCGTGCTAACCGAAATCTGATTGCCTACAGCGTCGTACTCATAGATCATCTTATGTTGGATGCGATCACGAGGATCAGTACTGTTTGGATCAACTGAATAAATAATCTCTTTTACTCGCCCTAGTTTGTCGTATACTGTCTTCTCTGTAAAATCATCTACGGTTAAGGTGGCGACACCTTTTGGTGATTCTACTCCTATGACATTCCCCATATTGTCATGTTGATAGCGAGTTTTTAGTAGGACACCTGCTTGACGTTCATAGCTTTCGTCTGTTAGAAAACTACGATTGTCGTAGGTCTTTGTAACAATATGTCCTTCTTTGTCTTTCGTTTGAATTACATTCCCGTCAGCATCATAACTGTTCTCTACTGCTTTTCCATCGGTATCAATTACTTTGATGACTCGATGATTTTTGTCGTATACAGTGGTTTGTACATAATCATTTGGGTTGTCTGGAGTGAGATTTCCTTTAGGCGAAGTCACTTTTACTTGGTTGCCTACGTCGTCATACTCATAGGTGATCGCATCGCCTTGACTATTGGTTACTTTACTTAATCTATTTAACTTATCGTATTCATATTTTGTCGTGTAATCATCTGGATCCGTTGTGAGATTCCCTTTTGGTTCGGTTTCTTGAATCAAGTTCCCTAGTACATCATACTGATAGGTCCACTTAATCTCAGGATCTGTTGTATTATCTTTTGGTAAGATTTTTTCGATAAGCTGATCATTTTTATCATATTTAAAGTATGTTTTTGCTCCAGTTGGACTTGTACTTTCCAGAACGTTGTCGTTCCCATCATATACAGGGGCTGGAGTTACAATATATTCATTCTGCGCAGCATCTTTAGGAGTTTTGCTTGTCAACGGTCTACCAAATACGTCATACGTAAAGGTACTTACTTTACCTAATCCATTGGTAACAGTTAAAATTTGCCCATATTGATTGTAGGTAATTTTAGTTACATTCCCTAGTGCATCTTTTATAACTTTTGGCTGTCCGGTCGAATGATAACCATAATCTGGAGCATTTGGATCTCCGTAGGTAGTCACATTGCCATTTTTATCTGTCGAGGTGTGGATAAGACCTGTTGTTCCATGATAAGTAATTGTATTTTTGTTATTAGCAGCATCTTGTTCTGTAAGGACATTTCCTCTCGTATCGTATGTGTACGTAATAGAGCGCTCTTCCGGAGTCGTCTTCTTGATTAATTCGGACACATAATTATTTAACGAATATTGATACTCATACTTCATCGATTTGCGTTGTGACACATCTGCGATCGCGTTGTTCTCAGCATCTGTAACAGTCAAAATGTTCCCTATGGAATCATAAGTCCAAGTGGTTACTGCACCATTGGCTTCTTCCTGGCGAATCAGGTTGTAATCACTATCATATTGGAACTTGGTAGTTTCGTTATTTGCATTTGTAATGGATAATGGGTTTCCGTTGTCGTCCATTACATATTTTGTTTGATTTCCTTTAGCATCAGTAGCAATTTTCTCATTTTTACTGATGTTTGTATAAGTAATTGTCTCATCTTTTCGGTTTGTTACTTTTTGTACTTTCTTTTTATCTACTCCATCTACGTAGTACTCATATGTCGTCAGATTCCCATTTGGATCTTTGATCACTGTCAGGATATTATCTAACAAGAGGTGATACGTAAATTCATATGTTTTCGCTTCTGTGTGTCCGAAACCATCTACGAACTTAACTAATTTTCCAGTTGGATCATAAGTAAATTTTACGATTCTACCAGATGCATCTGTAATCTGATCTACTTTGTTAGTTGATGTGTAATCAATCGTTAAGGTCTTTCTTCCGTCTTTGTCTTCAATATATTTGAGCAGTTTCTGTGGTTGATTATTGATTGTTTTTTCTTCGTATATATACTTCAAAAAGTTACCGTTATTATCTTTTACCTCTCGAATATACCCCTTTTTATCAAATACGTATTGGGTACGCTCTGGGTCGGTAATAACCCATTTCCGATACTCGTCAGTTCCACTGATGTACTCTAGGTGCATATTGGTACCTGGTCCATCTACAAACTGTTTTTTAATTGAGTCATATACGAATTTGTGTGTCGTACCATCATCATCGATTAAAAATACTTCCCCTGATACGATCTGGTCACTGCTATTTACTTTAGCAGTATTTTGGGAAGGAGAACCAATACGCATCAGACTAGATGCATTTAAGGACCACCCTATACCCAAACTTGAATCCGTTGTATCTAAACTGTTGTACGTGATATCTACAGCAGTCTTAAATCCATGGGATGGGTTATCAAAGACATCGTAAGTAAAAGTAGCATTTCCTCGAAATAGGTTAACACTAGAAGCACTACCTGTTCCGGTATCCGAATCGATAGTCGTGTTATGTCCATCGATTCCGAGATCTCGACTTCCAGAAGACTCCACTCTAATGTACTGATTCAAAGTAGGTACCGGATCTGTACTTTTGGAGAGCCATGTTCCAGATTGATTGAGATCCCAACGTAAGATAAGGCCTTCTCGTAATACCTGAGAAGCAAGGTCAGGTGCCTTTACTTGTGCCTTAATGGTGATGGTTTGCCCTGGTGCAACATCTACCGGAGTCGAAGCAGGGGTTCCGGTACTATCTATTGGCTTTAATTCCGTCATGATTTGATTAGCGGAATCTAATGCAATATCGGTGCCATCTGGATTAGACCAGTGATAGGAAAGTTTATCGGTTGCTCCTACCCATGTTTTATTAGTGGCATTCGTGAGTGTTATCTCGGCTTCATATGTCTGTCCACTACTCATCGTGGAAACAGTTTTTGGTGCATAATATGAATTCGCAGCAGACTTATCAATATATAAGACACTTAGTTTCGGTCTTAGCTGAGGTGCAGATGTCAAATCACTGTTGGTATATATGACACGCTCGCCTTGTGTGGTACTTGCTTCATCACGATGTTTGACCATCAACCCAAAGTTAGTTGCTCCGTTGATCCAAGACTGTACTGCGCTAGTCACATTCCAAGTCTGCCATTTCGGGTCATTAGTAATGTTGGTAACGGAACTTAATACGGTACTATTAAAACTGGTTGCATGGGAACCCCATGTTACGGTGGTATCCGTAAAGGCTTTAGTAAGAGTGTGTGTAGTGTAAGTAGAAGCGGTTCCAGCTGATCGAGACATATACCATGCCCATAAATCTAACTTCGCATCTACTACTTTTGCATTAGCTGGAATGGACGTAGTATCAAAGCGGAAAAGCGCTCTACTTTTCCCATATGTACCACTATTATTTCCCGTCATAACCCAAGGTTCGCCATCTAGCATGTCTAGATTCGTAGTAGGTTTGGAACTTGAGATGGTAGCATCTTCACCATTTTGGAGGATCTGCAACGTGTAACCAGATTTCGGCAACCGGGTTAATTGCGTTCGAGATGGGATCACTTTTCCATCTGTTGTTTTTACCGCAACCATGTAAAAATAGGCTTGCCCAACTACGATGGAAGCGAGCTAGTATTTTCATCCGATGAAATTGGGCGTTATCACTTGTACTTGATGAATGCAGACGGAACCAACAAGAGACAAGTAACAGGAGATCCTAGTAACGAAACCTCTGAATATGGTGCTTCGTATTCTCCAGATGGAAAAACAATTGCCTACAGTCGATCTTCTGATGTTTATACCATGAATCCTGATGGAACAAATCAAATAAACCGGACAAGTCATATTTCAGATCATGTCGTCTTTTCCATTTGGTCTCCAAATAGCAAGAAAATTATGTTTCATAATGGGTTAAGTACTGGTACTCCAAACAAAATGTATATCATGAATGTTGATGGATCGAACCTACAAATATTTGACAATGGCAAGCTAATGAACAATCCTATTGCTTGGATTCGATAATTTGAACACAATCTATATCACTTCCAGGATTCTCAATTAAACTTTTGCGACCCACATATAGATACTATAGAAACTCACTATTATTATCTTGTCTCAAAACAAAAAGGCAGCGGTCTATAAATATACCGCTGCCTTTTTGTTTGAATTTGTAACTCCATAAAGTAGATAAGAGTTATATTCAAGTAACTAATTTATTTTTAGTTAGTATATATTAATTATAATGATATTAAAAAACTACTTTCACGAAATAAGTTGAGTTAAAATGAAGTAATATTCTAAAAAAGGAGGAGTTACATGGATAAAGAAATATGGACGTGGATACTCCATCACATTCCAGATGAACAACTAGTCCACATCTCGAAAAAACTAAAAATCAAAATTCCAGGGTTTAGAGAAAGTAATTATCAAAAAAATATGGCTTTAATTAAAGACAGATTGATTCAACAAGCAACCACAACGAAGAATATACTAAAAATAAAGGGTGAAATAAATCAATGGTGTAACGAACAGGACCAATGGCTTATATACAGGAACAAAAAGATCGATTTTCTATATGAATATGTTTCAATAGAAAAATCGAAAACAGTAGCTGTTCTAGCTTCTTTACTTTCCAGCTCCTATCATGATCAATACCTTGCAGGAGTTGCACTGTATGATCAGTTAAAACAATCGAACATGTTACCTGAACTAGGACAAGCATTCCTCTCTTTTGAAAACACCGAGGATAAGATCAAAATGTTAGAAGAAAAGATTAGCAAATACGTATCTAGTTTAGAAGAAAAGACTCAGACACTAGAAAGCAAAGAAAAGAGAATCCACTCCTTAACAGAGCTTCAGAAAAGTCAAAAGCAGTCCTTAGAAAAGCTGCAACAAGAACTTGATGATGTTAAGCAAATGTTAGATGTGACGATGAAAGCATCATCCCAGAAAGATACGATCATCGACGACAAGCAGAGTGTAATAAGTACGCTCGAAGAAGAAAACAGCAAGCTAAAGGATCAATTAGAACTGGCCAAAGCGACTCTCCTTTCTTACAAAGAAGCAGCATCCTCTTTGTCTCCTCCTTTACCAAACCAAAACCAAGAAAAAAAATCCATTCTTTTAATCGGAAATAGGCCAAGAAAAGTAATAGACAAGTTACAATCACATGGATTTAGCGTTACGATATGTAATGACTTATCCAGTATCAAAACAAATTGTGATTGTGATTATATCTGGCTGATAGAATATCAAGTATCCTTTAAATTAAAGCGTGATATTCAAAAGATTCTTGGTTTCGAAAAAATGATTTGCATTCAAGATCACAATGAATTAGTTAAATTAACCGACGAACTATTAGAGAGGAAAATCTAAATGCAAAAAATATGGGATATGGATGTAGTAGGAGTTCTAGCTGATGATGATTATGTACGAGAGAAAACAGGAAGAGAAGCTGTATTCATTAATAAACAAAGAGCAATCCAATTTTATATACGAATTATCTCCCAAACTCCCGAAAGTTTCCCCAATGAAAATTTAGTATGGTGCTATTCTACTTATCTGGAGGAATGGGATTTTGAAGATAATCCCTTCCTCTCGGATGGAGAACGAATTCAAGAACTGAAGGATTATCTGAGTAAGTATTTTATTATTTTTGGATTGCAACGAAAAGTGACTGCTGATGGAAATACCATTTGCCAAGCAACGAATGTCAAGTTAAAAGCGAAATTCGAAAGTTACGTTGATAACATGTTTTTCCAACCTGTCCCTGTTTTTAGTGAAGGAAAACATCATACCAACTTCGATGAGTTTGTCCATAAATTAACGCAGCGAAAGCATATAGGAAAAATCAGCCGTTTTTCCAACGAACCAGCTGATACTCCAACATACGTTTTATGGCGACATAACGATGGACGATATACTATATTTGGGGAATTTGATAAACATCAATACGCACATGGCGGCTTCCAATTATTTTATGACAATCTTCTCAAACAAGAGGACATGCCCGAAGAATGGTTAGAGCGCATCATTGAAGTTCCTCGAAATGAAGATGTTCTATTTATCGATTTGGATAGCTATTACATATTCGAAGACTTATTAAAAGATGCTGCCCCCGTGAAGATTGTTACAGTGGAGGCAGAGGAACCAGACATCAGTCATTCTGATTCAAGTATTGAAGTGGAGGAAGATAACGAGAGTCATTTTATTAATCATTTCTATAAAATCACCCAAGAACATGGACTGCTTTACGATAAAAAGGACATTATCAACTTCCACACTGCAATGAAATCTTCTAACCTAGTGATCTTATCTGGGATGAGTGGAACAGGGAAATCAAAGCTAGTAGAGATGTACGGAAAAGCTTGGGGAATGGATGATCAACAATTAAACATCATCTCCGTACGCCCTTCATGGACTGATGATGCCGATTTGATCGGTTATGTCGATTCGGTTCACATGGTATAC encodes the following:
- a CDS encoding DNRLRE domain-containing protein; the protein is MVAVKTTDGKVIPSRTQLTRLPKSGYTLQILQNGEDATISSSKPTTNLDMLDGEPWVMTGNNSGTYGKSRALFRFDTTSIPANAKVVDAKLDLWAWYMSRSAGTASTYTTHTLTKAFTDTTVTWGSHATSFNSTVLSSVTNITNDPKWQTWNVTSAVQSWINGATNFGLMVKHRDEASTTQGERVIYTNSDLTSAPQLRPKLSVLYIDKSAANSYYAPKTVSTMSSGQTYEAEITLTNATNKTWVGATDKLSYHWSNPDGTDIALDSANQIMTELKPIDSTGTPASTPVDVAPGQTITIKAQVKAPDLASQVLREGLILRWDLNQSGTWLSKSTDPVPTLNQYIRVESSGSRDLGIDGHNTTIDSDTGTGSASSVNLFRGNATFTYDVFDNPSHGFKTAVDITYNSLDTTDSSLGIGWSLNASSLMRIGSPSQNTAKVNSSDQIVSGEVFLIDDDGTTHKFVYDSIKKQFVDGPGTNMHLEYISGTDEYRKWVITDPERTQYVFDKKGYIREVKDNNGNFLKYIYEEKTINNQPQKLLKYIEDKDGRKTLTIDYTSTNKVDQITDASGRIVKFTYDPTGKLVKFVDGFGHTEAKTYEFTYHLLLDNILTVIKDPNGNLTTYEYYVDGVDKKKVQKVTNRKDETITYTNISKNEKIATDAKGNQTKYVMDDNGNPLSITNANNETTKFQYDSDYNLIRQEEANGAVTTWTYDSIGNILTVTDAENNAIADVSQRKSMKYEYQYSLNNYVSELIKKTTPEERSITYTYDTRGNVLTEQDAANNKNTITYHGTTGLIHTSTDKNGNVTTYGDPNAPDYGYHSTGQPKVIKDALGNVTKITYNQYGQILTVTNGLGKVSTFTYDVFGRPLTSKTPKDAAQNEYIVTPAPVYDGNDNVLESTSPTGAKTYFKYDKNDQLIEKILPKDNTTDPEIKWTYQYDVLGNLIQETEPKGNLTTDPDDYTTKYEYDKLNRLSKVTNSQGDAITYEYDDVGNQVKVTSPKGNLTPDNPNDYVQTTVYDKNHRVIKVIDTDGKAVENSYDADGNVIQTKDKEGHIVTKTYDNRSFLTDESYERQAGVLLKTRYQHDNMGNVIGVESPKGVATLTVDDFTEKTVYDKLGRVKEIIYSVDPNSTDPRDRIQHKMIYEYDAVGNQISVSTPPSEGQTDRLVTTFSYYDNGWIKSSTDPWNIKTEYQYNEEGAQTQRIITGSDGSVQRKMSWAFYLNGRLKQMVDDGLQASGSQADSVKKEFSYRYDPNGNLIETKDTSTGAIFDTYQTTYTPLNQVAQLDQLVSGQIKQTTKYTYDIHGNPLQQVYSQGIVDLSYNGLDQVNTMTHKKNATDPTPQVHSYTYTVNGQTNQITKPNGNKTNYTYYADGKLQQLETKKADGTSIQKHVLEYDLNGALTKDTYTGLDAENQAISSVYNYQYDSKNRLVGYQKTGTKTASESYVLDANSNIVQKIQNGKQISFQYDKNRLISQTADGKTSTYRYDPMGRVDQVTANRQVVEDFTYDPFDRTIAYEKTKDDGSKVKTNYTYDPMDRTISKTQQVGTTEEKTTNFHYLGMTEQVVSEEIAGQITKSYTYAPWGERLSMLKQDSGEVSYYQYNTDVDVEMLTDENGNVRSTYGYTPYGENDPDQFTGVDKLTATNPDQEMYNSYRYSGKSWDPQTQSYDLGFRSYFPSVGRFLSPDSYNDSVSNKGLVMDSMTNNLYNFTGGNPISFSDLDGHIPLENGGMYHDPVKAYVANTGRYYRMGGKVGKKAPKKVVKNAQKTYYSFKRSQTKPKVRSSASVRKVATQSKSNCKPPSCIQVHDGSTQSKKGTAGIVTGFIPVLGEAQDATILTLGYDPISNKKMSRAWGLFVFVPVVGATSVKIIADGLKSTSRSTVQRSSGSLRMNLQAFSNRFAGKINADNIPNMSKQEIFDGLPSNWKYTENNGFVHIRDDIGNIRMRIDPPDKVTKYDHVHLYDQKGNPLDVNLNIVDRKSADAHIPYKK
- a CDS encoding TolB family protein — translated: MYLMNADGTNKRQVTGDPSNETSEYGASYSPDGKTIAYSRSSDVYTMNPDGTNQINRTSHISDHVVFSIWSPNSKKIMFHNGLSTGTPNKMYIMNVDGSNLQIFDNGKLMNNPIAWIR
- a CDS encoding McrB family protein; this encodes MQKIWDMDVVGVLADDDYVREKTGREAVFINKQRAIQFYIRIISQTPESFPNENLVWCYSTYLEEWDFEDNPFLSDGERIQELKDYLSKYFIIFGLQRKVTADGNTICQATNVKLKAKFESYVDNMFFQPVPVFSEGKHHTNFDEFVHKLTQRKHIGKISRFSNEPADTPTYVLWRHNDGRYTIFGEFDKHQYAHGGFQLFYDNLLKQEDMPEEWLERIIEVPRNEDVLFIDLDSYYIFEDLLKDAAPVKIVTVEAEEPDISHSDSSIEVEEDNESHFINHFYKITQEHGLLYDKKDIINFHTAMKSSNLVILSGMSGTGKSKLVEMYGKAWGMDDQQLNIISVRPSWTDDADLIGYVDSVHMVYRPGDSQLINTLVHASKEENSNKLYIICFDEMNLARVEHYFSQFLSVLELDPPRRQLNLYNEELESRLYNASKYKPSIVLGDNILFVGTVNVDESTYHFSDKVLDRANVITLNTQMSFRNLNWGKPKKGILEKKQFTANDFREFRKKLDTAPCLTTDEITILENIHQALQSSNKQYGIGFRIVKQMDLYLRNLPAGDELTRQEAFDLQLVQRVLTKLRGPEELLGNIVGTFNRESNEVEASFLLNLFNQYPQVSNFTESRNVVMSKAKELTINGYTS